Within the Mauremys reevesii isolate NIE-2019 linkage group 2, ASM1616193v1, whole genome shotgun sequence genome, the region AGAATCTAGTTCTAAATGAAAAGCTGTGATAAATGATAAAAAAAACTTGTCATTTGAGTTAAGGGTTAATGAGCAATCCGAAACCAGAAAGGATAAGAAATCTTTTGCTAGTGAGACGGAATCATATTCATTAAGAGGTGGGGACTTTGGTAGTTTTTacttaataaattattttaatatatcttATTTAACTGAAGTTTTTTCCCCTACACAAAATTTAAACTTCTGTTAAATATTGTGCTTGGAGGTGAGGTTTTTATTTTGCCAGTTAAAAATGTGATGTTGTCAGTACACACTGAGAATTGAATATTGGCTTATATTTTCTGCTGTGCTTAGTCTCTACTAGATGTGacagagctggaggagagggaacTGTACAGTGATCCTTCATCTCTGGGTTGGGTTTTACACTATCCGTAGCAGCCTAGGGGCTGCTCTAAATTCTCTCCATTGTAACAGCTCCTCCATCTTAGAATAGCTGTAGTGCATGCGCAGCCCCTTTACACGTCATATGCCAAAGGCTGctgcaggaggaggtggaggaggtgcTGGTACATGAAGATACTCTGGATTTTCACCACCTGAATTCAAATCAGAATTTGATGCATAACTTCAAATTTTGAAGCTGCTACTCATGCAAAACCCGGTGAAGTTAATGACAGGTTTGCCTGAGTAAAAACAGATTGAGGGCTTCAGGATCTGGGCCAATGACTTCGGTGAGAGTTTTGCCCAAGTATCATGTCCATAGTGTAATCCTTGCCACCCTGTTTCTGAAACTGGTACATTTTCCTTATGCATCTGCTTGTACTGCTCTGACTACAGTCACATGAGAGAAGAATTTCAGCCTACAAGTCTAGAAAAATCAAATATCATCCTCTCTCAAAGAACACTGAAACCCATATGGACGCTGTAGATTTCCAATCATATCACTCCTTTTCCACAACATTTATTCACCTAAGATTAAGTCTCCCTAAGTGATTGAATAGAAAGTCCaaggaggcagcagcacagaattcaTGAACTCtcacaaaggaagaaaaatataaTTCTAAATGTTGTGCTAAATTCAATCATCTTAGTTTTGTATAATAGGAATAATATTCCTGGAGCTGGACTATACTGGTAATAAACTGCTAACCTCATCTGACTTGCAGTGTCTAGTTTATCATTTATTGTCCTATATACTCCTACATCACACATTATCTATTGAATTTGGTATCTTATGTCCCATTCAGTCTGTTACAATTGAGACTGGGACCTTCTATTGGATATTTTGCAAATAGTTTGAATGAGAGTCATGTTTTTGGTTGATTATAGTGTCATTTCACAttgtaaaatgttattttaatggcCCAATTAGCCACCATCCTAGCTCTGCACAGGAGACATTTAATTTTGTATGTGCATGTCAAAAGTGTCTCTTATGTACAGATCACATTTAACAAAATTTCTCACTTCAAAATGTAATTAATTATAACCCTTAATTTGAAAATTTAGGATGATTTGTTAAGTGGACATGCATTGGTGTCTATTGGCTAATGAGGAGTACTGGCTGTTGTGTGTTTAGGGTGACAGAACACTTCATCTTCACAGTTGTCTCATCCTAAGAACATGCAAACCCTTGATTACCAAAGCACATGGATGTTTGTTCATTGACGGTGTAACCAATTCCACAAGTCGTGTGCATCAAAATATGCAGCTATCTGCATTAATATGTGAGAATAGACCCTACACTTTGATTTACATTTTTGTCATCAAATAAATGTGTTCTTATTCCAGGCTGTATACTCAACTCATTTTAACTCTGTTCTTGTTCTTTTATTTTTTGAAACTTTTTATTAAGGCAATTTTTACAATAAAACATTAACAATACTACATCATATATTACTTATTCAAATAACCTGGTAAAGATTTTGGtttgctgggtggggagcccacctCTCTTGAGTATGCTAGAAAGGGTGACCAAATTTCTAAATAACTATCCTCTTTTTAGTGCTCCTCTTGTGTACATACTTGATGTTTTCTATTACACAGATAGTCCATATTTTTCTATACCACAATTCCATGCGGggcagtgggtgggtgtgtgtgtgtgtcacatttGTAATAATGTGGCATACAAAGTTAGCTGCtaacaataaaaaagaaattaatttgtcattttgtttaaaGTGTAGATCCTTTAGTGGAGTATTAAGTAACCAAATCGGGGGATCTCCATGAAGCCAGCATTTTGTCATAACATCAATCTCTTTAATAATTTCCTTCCAAAACCATCTAATTCCTGCATACAACCACCACATGTACAAGCACATTCCTCTTTCCCCACAAGCCTTCCAACAGAGTGCTTTTCTAGTAGCAAAAATATGATGGATCTTAACTGGAGTAAAATGCCATCTATacagtaatttatttaaaaattctttATCTCATTTCCCACATAGAGACCCACTCATCTGGATCAATTTCTTTGTCCAAATCTCTCTCCCATCTTTTCATCTTGATTGTTTTCTTCTCAACATCTTTTTCAATCAAAATGATAGATATCTTAGAAATTGAACCTTTTGTTCCAGCTTACTCCTAGGTCAACTCCTCAAATATGGTTAAAGGTCTAGATAAAGCTGCCTCATATCCATATTTGACAATACAATATTTTACttgtaaatattgaaaatattggATCTTTATATTATTTACATTATTATATACCTCTTGGTATGATTTGAAACCAGGACCCAGGCACAGATGTCTGAATTAAATAATCTCAGCTCTTACCCACAACAAAGAATCACTTTGATACTTCCTAGGGATAAATTCCTGATTATTAATGAAAGTAGCTAAGAGAAAGGACCTCAgcaaaaggaatttcaaaaatttgtcCAAAGCATCTAAGATGGTCTGGATGAATGGGtggctttttatttttggtgacctaaatttattttcttgtttttattttttttattacagcaTACGAAGAAGAGTTAATAGGATGTTGAACTCATGCCATGACCATAAGCTTTTAGCTCTGATGGATGTTAAGGGGTTTGACCCAGAGGAAGTTACAGTGAAGGTGAAAGATGGGAAGGTTAAAGTGTCAGCTGAACACGAGGAGGAGCATAGGACCCTAAGAGGGAAGGAATACAACTACACAAATCTTACCAAGGAGATCAGCTTGCCTCCAGGGGTACATGAAGAGGAGGTGATGTACACTGTAGGACCTAACAGTTTGGTGAAGATTGAAACTCCACGCAAGTGTTTCCCTTGCCTCCTGAGTCTAATTTGAAGACGGTGGCTCTGAGCAGCAGTAGTACTGTATATGTACATAGTACAAGCAACTCCTCCAGTGTTTTTTAACTCTACCTTTTAAGCATAAGTTGGCAACTGTTCTGACCAGTTTAGAAACAAACGATAGTGCTGCAAAACTACTTGTTTGAGTGCAAGTCTTTTGGTTTCATTTTGAAGGGTTTCTTGTGACTTTGTCAGCAGTCAAAAGAAATAGGGACATTATCCAatatgaagattaaaaaaaatagttagaAATACTGAACTATGGTTACTTGTTAGGTAATAAAAGACCCACATAGGTGTAGTGTAATTCCAGAAGCTGGCATTGCCATTGTTCATTGTTTCAGAGATTAAgcctagaagggaccattatgatcatctaatctgatcttctgcataatgcaggccatagaatttcacccaataattCCTCCATCAAGTCCATAATTTCTGTTTAagctatagcatatcttttagaaaaacgtgCAGGCTTGATTTAAAGGTATCAAGTGATGGGAAATTCACCATatccctaggtaagttgttccaatggctaattctAATGGTTATTTCTAGACTGAATATatgtagcttcagcttccaacctaTGAATCTCATTATGGCTTTTTCTGCTAAAAAGCCATCTACTAACAGAAATCTTTTCACTACAGAGGttatcaagtcacctcttagcTTCCTTTTGGGTAAACTAAATATACAGTTTCCTAAGTTTCTtactataaggcatattttccagaccttgaatcattcttaTAGCTCTttcctgaaccctttccaatttgtcagCATCATTTTTGAAGCGTGAACACAAGGCATGGACATAGTGTTCCACTAATGGTCTCACTAATACCATTTCTCCACTGTTCATGCTGTACTTGATACGTTCTCCATTCTCCAGCACTGTCAACTGCCTTTGCGTTACATTCGCTAAGAAAGGGGGTGAAATAAAATAGTCAGTTCCATTCAGACATTTACTGGGCATTATGGACATGAATATTTATATACTTTAGTTTTCTAGGTTATACCATATGTGTATCCGTATATTTTTAGGaacacaaataaacaaaaactagAACTAGTTGCAAATTTTCTATTGAAATTGTTTCCATTGAAAGAGGAGAAAAAGTGGTGCATTCAAAATCGTGCTGTGATGCCTTATTGGCGTTGTAGATGTAGGTGCTTTATGCCCATTCTCATCTATAGGCTGGAGTTCCTGGTAGGAttacatcttccatgatgcaccacTTTCTCCTCTCATGGTAGGAGTGTACTCACTCGACTCCCTGGCCATGGTTCATCATGGAAGATGTAGGCCAGTTAGAGAGCCAAGCCCATACAGGAAAATAGGAGTATAAGGCACAGAACTACAACCCCGATGAGGCATTGCAGTGCCCTTTTAGGGCCACAAGAGTCTCACAGACAGAATGCTCAAGGAATTGATGCATTTCCTAGATGACATGGTCCTGCCTCTCCCTGGCCAGCTCCACCCTCTTTCTGGGTTGTGCCAGATGGATCTGGACTGCCTCAGCAGAAGAGAAGTTGTAAGCAGCTTGTGCCACCGTTCCCCTGCTCCTGGCAGACTTTCTGCAACCAGAGACCTTCAGCCTGGTTTCCACCATCAGAAGTGAATGATACTTCCTTGCTTCACAGGTGTGTTGTGGGAGTTTGTGTTTGTAAAGCTCCTTGACTAGAGCTGAGCaaaaattttagattttttt harbors:
- the ODF1 gene encoding outer dense fiber protein 1, which produces MSLCCRFLEDAKRDLRKADREIRRQIRLMDLHPHYLCDMHLHPHCLCDIHLHPHCGCEIHPYPHCLCAIHPHCHPPSCLTVWEKKAIKAKLEAEREMDSIRRRVNRMLNSCHDHKLLALMDVKGFDPEEVTVKVKDGKVKVSAEHEEEHRTLRGKEYNYTNLTKEISLPPGVHEEEVMYTVGPNSLVKIETPRKCFPCLLSLI